From the Oceanotoga teriensis genome, the window AAAACTCTCCAAAACCTTATACTCAGTATAGGGTGAAAATATAAAATAAAGTTAAAAAGTGGGGATTATAATGGAAAATTATCTAACTATTGGAGAACTATCAAAGTTAACTTTTATAAATAGACAAACAATATTATATTATGAAAAATGTGGTCTCATAAAACCAAAATACAAACATGAAAATAATTATAGATACTATAGTTATAAAGATATGGAAAGAATAGAAGCAATATTAATATTGAGAAGACTTGATTTTTCAATAAAAGAAATAAAAGAATATTTTTTAAATGAAGATATGAAAACTTTAAAAGTAGCTTTAAAAAATAAAAAGAAAAAAATAAAAAAAGAAATATTAACACTTTTAAACAAAGAAAGCATAATAGATGAAATAATGGACAATATGGATATATTGAATGAAAAAAGAAATGAAATACATTTAGAAACTATAGAAGAAATAAATTATATAGAATTCCCAGCAGATTATAAAAATAATATAATAAATTACAATAAAATAAAAGAATTTAATCAAAAAATAGAATATGACAAAAACAGGTTAAAAATAAAAAGTATAATGTTTTTTGATTTAAATGATAAAAGTTATAAAGAAACTTATTTTGGATTTATTTTTGATAAAAATTATTTCATAATAAATAATATAGAATATAAAACAATAAATAAAAAAGAATATTTAACTTATTATTTTTTTGAAACTGAAGAAATAATAGGACAAAAAATAAAAGAAATATTAAAATATATAAAAGATAAAAAATATCAAATAATAGACACACCTTTTGTATTAGATACAACCAATCCTTTTTTAATAAATACTAATGATAGATACTTTGGAAAACTTTGCATACCAGTCAAAAAATTAACTTGACCTTATATCAAGTATATACTTTAAAATCTCAACGGAATAAGTTGAGGTGATAAAAAAATGAATTCAAAAGTTGATATGGGAAGAATGGATATAAAATATTTATTTTTTAAATTTGCAACACCAGCTGTTATATCTTCTATTATAATGTCATTATACACAATAATAGACGGTATATTCATTGGAAGGGGAGTTGGATCTGTAGGGCTTGCAGCAGTAAATCTTGCTATGCCTTTTATATTTTTTATATCTGCTTTTTCTATAATGGTTACAATAGGCGGTGGAACATTCATAGGAGTAAGTTTAGGTCAAAAAAACAAAGAAAATGCTAATAATGCTTTTTCTGTGTCATTTTTCATATTAGTTATTTTCTCCATTTTGATAACAATATTCACAAATTTATTTCTAAATAAAATAACCTTATTCTTAAAGGCAGATGAAATTACATTTGAACATCTAAAAAATTATTTAAAAATATTAAGTTATTTTTCATTTGCTTTTTCAATAACTTATTTGCTCGAATTAAGTATAAGAAGTCAAGGTTATCCGATATTTGCCATGATATTTACTTCTACTGGAGCAATATTCAATATATTTCTTGATTATATTTTAGTGATAAAATATAACCTTGGTACATATGGAGCAGCTTGGGCAACTGGAATATCACAATTCATACCATTCATAGTATTTTTTATATTCATAATATCAAAAAAATCAATAATAAAATTTAAAATTCCAAAATTTCAAAAAAATATGATAATAAAAATATTCTATAATGGTTCATCAGAATTTTTATCTCAAATTTCAGTTGGAATAACAACATTTTTATATAATTGGGTACTAATAAAAAATCTTGGAAATATAGGAGTTAGTGCCTACTCTATAATTTCTTATATAAGTGTATTTATAATATCCTTTATAATGGGAATATCTTCAGGAATAGCACCAATTATAAGTTATAATTATGGCGGTAAAAATATTAAAAGAATAAAAAAATTGATGAAATATGCTGTAATTACTGGTTTTATGATAGGAATAATCTCTTTAATAGTTGTATTACTATTTTCAGAACAAATAACAAAATTATTTATAACTAATAATGTAGAACTTCTAAAGATAACAAGTGAAGCAAATAAAGTATATTCAATAGGTTTTGTTCTTATGGGATTTAATATAATAGCCTCTTCTTTTTTTACGGCAATAACAGATGCAAAAACCTCAATATTAATATCTTCCTTGAGAACATTAATATTATTCATAATAAACTTGTTGATTCTTCCAATTATAATAGGATACTGGGGTTTATGGCTTGTTGTACCAATAACAGAAACTTTCACATTTTTTTATTCAACATATAAATATAAAAAATTCAAATTAAAATATGAAAATTAAATATAAAAAAAGAGCAATAATCATATGATACTTTCAAAGTAAACATATAATTAATGCTCTTTTATTTAATAGATATATTATTAATTTATTAAATAATACTCATAGATCTTTTTAAAGATTCATTGAAAAAATACCAATCATGATTTCCATCAAATTCATCATAAAAAAAATCAAAATTTAAAGACTTCATCTCAGTAGCAAGTCTGTTACAATCCTTAATTAAACCATCGCTTAATCCACATGAAATATAAATTTTTGGTTTCTCTTCAAAATCATTTATTTTATTCATCAAATCTAATATTTCATAACTTGAATTCCATAAAAGTTCTTCTCCAAAAATAGACTCAAAATCATTTACAATTCTTTCACCAAAAAATTCTTTAACCTTTTCTGGATTATTTCTTTGAAAATCAAGTCCTTCTTTTAGAAATAAACATGCTGGAGAAAATGAACAACATACGCCATATTTTTCTGGAAAAGTTAAAGCTGATTTTAAAGCACCATATCCTCCCATTGAATTACCAATAATTGAAGTATTCTCTCTACT encodes:
- a CDS encoding helix-turn-helix domain-containing protein, translated to MENYLTIGELSKLTFINRQTILYYEKCGLIKPKYKHENNYRYYSYKDMERIEAILILRRLDFSIKEIKEYFLNEDMKTLKVALKNKKKKIKKEILTLLNKESIIDEIMDNMDILNEKRNEIHLETIEEINYIEFPADYKNNIINYNKIKEFNQKIEYDKNRLKIKSIMFFDLNDKSYKETYFGFIFDKNYFIINNIEYKTINKKEYLTYYFFETEEIIGQKIKEILKYIKDKKYQIIDTPFVLDTTNPFLINTNDRYFGKLCIPVKKLT
- a CDS encoding MATE family efflux transporter; its protein translation is MNSKVDMGRMDIKYLFFKFATPAVISSIIMSLYTIIDGIFIGRGVGSVGLAAVNLAMPFIFFISAFSIMVTIGGGTFIGVSLGQKNKENANNAFSVSFFILVIFSILITIFTNLFLNKITLFLKADEITFEHLKNYLKILSYFSFAFSITYLLELSIRSQGYPIFAMIFTSTGAIFNIFLDYILVIKYNLGTYGAAWATGISQFIPFIVFFIFIISKKSIIKFKIPKFQKNMIIKIFYNGSSEFLSQISVGITTFLYNWVLIKNLGNIGVSAYSIISYISVFIISFIMGISSGIAPIISYNYGGKNIKRIKKLMKYAVITGFMIGIISLIVVLLFSEQITKLFITNNVELLKITSEANKVYSIGFVLMGFNIIASSFFTAITDAKTSILISSLRTLILFIINLLILPIIIGYWGLWLVVPITETFTFFYSTYKYKKFKLKYEN
- a CDS encoding alpha/beta hydrolase — protein: MIFRGKVFSSIFEMETNLTVVIPNNSKDISKCKVSYLLHGLCGSSGDWLDYTQLPIFSEEYNIIFIMPDASRSFYTDMKYGLKYFTYVNEELPTLCKNIFNINTSRENTSIIGNSMGGYGALKSALTFPEKYGVCCSFSPACLFLKEGLDFQRNNPEKVKEFFGERIVNDFESIFGEELLWNSSYEILDLMNKINDFEEKPKIYISCGLSDGLIKDCNRLATEMKSLNFDFFYDEFDGNHDWYFFNESLKRSMSII